From a region of the Agrobacterium tumefaciens genome:
- the fabG gene encoding 3-oxoacyl-[acyl-carrier-protein] reductase, translated as MFDLTGRKALVTGATGGIGEEIARMLHAQGATVGLHGTRVEKLEALAAELGDRVKIFPANLADRAEVKALGEKAEAELEGVDILVNNAGITKDGLFVRMSDEDWDNVIEVNLTAMFRLTRELTHPMMRRRFGRIINITSIVGVTGNPGQANYCASKAGMIGFSKSLAQEIATRNVTVNCVAPGFIESAMTGKLNDKQKEAIMGAIPMKRMGTGAEIASAVLYLASNEAGYMTGQTLHVNGGMAMI; from the coding sequence ATGTTTGATTTGACCGGCCGCAAGGCTCTCGTCACAGGCGCAACCGGCGGCATCGGCGAAGAAATCGCCCGCATGCTGCACGCGCAGGGCGCAACCGTCGGACTGCACGGCACGCGCGTCGAAAAGCTTGAGGCACTCGCCGCCGAGCTTGGCGATCGCGTCAAGATTTTCCCGGCAAACCTGGCGGACCGCGCCGAGGTTAAGGCGCTGGGTGAAAAGGCCGAGGCCGAGCTGGAAGGCGTCGACATCCTCGTCAACAACGCCGGCATTACCAAGGATGGCCTTTTCGTTCGTATGAGCGACGAAGACTGGGACAACGTCATTGAAGTCAATCTGACGGCGATGTTCCGCCTGACGCGCGAACTGACGCATCCGATGATGCGCCGCCGTTTCGGCCGCATTATCAACATAACCTCCATCGTCGGCGTGACCGGTAACCCGGGCCAGGCAAACTACTGCGCGTCGAAGGCCGGCATGATCGGCTTCTCCAAGTCGCTGGCGCAGGAAATCGCAACCCGTAATGTTACCGTCAACTGCGTGGCTCCGGGCTTCATCGAAAGCGCCATGACCGGCAAGCTGAACGACAAGCAGAAAGAAGCCATCATGGGTGCCATTCCCATGAAGCGCATGGGAACCGGTGCGGAAATCGCTTCCGCCGTGCTTTATCTCGCATCCAACGAAGCGGGTTACATGACGGGCCAGACGCTGCATGTGAACGGCGGCATGGCGATGATTTGA
- a CDS encoding acyl carrier protein produces the protein MSDIAERVKKIVIDHLGVDADKVVEGASFIDDLGADSLDTVELVMAFEEEFGVEIPDDAADSILTVGDAVKFIEKAQA, from the coding sequence ATGAGCGATATCGCAGAACGCGTAAAGAAAATTGTAATTGATCATCTTGGCGTTGACGCCGACAAAGTTGTTGAAGGCGCAAGCTTCATCGACGATCTGGGCGCTGACTCGCTCGACACCGTTGAACTGGTTATGGCTTTCGAAGAAGAGTTCGGCGTTGAAATCCCTGACGACGCTGCCGACTCGATCCTGACCGTTGGCGACGCCGTAAAGTTCATCGAAAAGGCACAGGCCTGA
- the fabF gene encoding beta-ketoacyl-ACP synthase II codes for MRRVVITGTGMVSPLGCGTEVTWERLLAGQNGARLVTEFEVEDLPAKIACRIPLGDGSDGTFNPDDWMEPKEQRKVDPFIVYGMAAADMALNDANWHPETDEDQIMTGVLIGSGIGGLEGIVEAGYTLRDKGPRRVSPFFIPGRLINLVSGQVSIRHKLRGPNHAVVTACSTGAHAIGDAARLIALGDADVMVAGGAESPVCRIALAGFAACKALSTQHNDDPQKASRPYDRDRDGFVMGEGAGIVVLEELEHAKARGAKIYAEVVGYGLSGDAYHITAPSEDGEGAYRCMSMALKRAGLTPDDIDYINAHGTSTMADTIELGAVERLVGDSASKISMSSTKSATGHLLGAAGAIEAIFATLAIRDNIVPPTLNLDNPDVETKIDLVPHKARKRDVNVALSNSFGFGGTNASLVLRRYEA; via the coding sequence ATGAGGCGTGTCGTTATCACCGGTACCGGCATGGTATCTCCTCTTGGATGCGGAACGGAAGTGACCTGGGAGCGGCTGCTTGCCGGCCAGAACGGCGCCCGTCTGGTCACGGAATTCGAGGTCGAAGACCTTCCCGCAAAAATCGCCTGCCGTATTCCGCTTGGCGATGGTTCCGATGGCACTTTCAATCCTGATGACTGGATGGAGCCGAAGGAACAGCGCAAGGTCGATCCCTTCATCGTCTACGGTATGGCAGCAGCCGACATGGCGCTGAACGACGCCAATTGGCACCCTGAAACCGACGAAGACCAGATCATGACCGGCGTCCTGATCGGCTCCGGTATCGGCGGTCTCGAAGGTATCGTCGAAGCCGGTTACACGCTGCGAGACAAGGGTCCGCGTCGCGTTTCGCCTTTCTTCATTCCCGGCCGCCTCATCAATCTGGTGTCTGGTCAGGTGTCCATCCGCCACAAGCTGCGCGGACCGAACCATGCCGTCGTAACAGCCTGCTCGACCGGTGCGCATGCCATTGGCGACGCCGCGCGCCTGATTGCCCTCGGTGATGCTGACGTCATGGTTGCCGGTGGCGCCGAATCGCCGGTCTGCCGTATTGCGCTTGCCGGTTTTGCTGCCTGCAAGGCGCTCTCCACACAGCACAACGATGACCCGCAGAAGGCATCGCGTCCCTATGACCGTGACCGCGACGGTTTCGTCATGGGCGAGGGTGCCGGTATCGTGGTTCTCGAGGAGCTCGAACACGCCAAGGCACGCGGCGCGAAGATCTACGCAGAAGTTGTCGGTTACGGCCTGTCTGGCGATGCGTACCACATCACCGCGCCGTCCGAAGACGGTGAGGGCGCTTACCGCTGCATGTCCATGGCGCTGAAGCGCGCCGGCCTGACGCCCGACGATATCGACTACATCAACGCCCACGGTACATCGACCATGGCCGACACCATCGAACTCGGTGCGGTTGAACGTCTGGTTGGCGATTCTGCTTCGAAGATTTCGATGTCCTCGACCAAGTCGGCTACGGGCCACCTCCTCGGCGCAGCAGGTGCGATCGAAGCAATTTTCGCAACACTTGCGATCCGCGACAACATCGTCCCGCCGACGCTGAACCTCGACAATCCCGATGTCGAGACGAAGATCGATCTCGTGCCGCACAAGGCCCGCAAGCGCGACGTCAACGTTGCCCTGTCGAACTCCTTCGGCTTCGGCGGCACCAACGCGTCGCTCGTTCTGCGTCGCTACGAAGCCTGA